A region from the Sphingomonas flavescens genome encodes:
- the scpB gene encoding SMC-Scp complex subunit ScpB, whose amino-acid sequence MDELCRAIEATLFAASEPMTADEIAEHVGEGDVIKGLRSVAQHYAGHGIELVERGGRWHFQTAPDLAHLLRRTREEPRRLSRAATETLAIIAYHEPVSRAEIEAIRGVQISKGTLDVLMDAGWVRPAGRREGPGRPLLYATTEAFLTHFGLGSRRDLPGIDDLKAAGLLDPLDEKVFESLGQLQLESEEEAD is encoded by the coding sequence ATGGACGAGCTGTGCCGCGCGATCGAGGCAACGTTGTTCGCGGCCTCGGAGCCGATGACGGCCGACGAGATCGCGGAGCATGTCGGTGAGGGCGACGTGATCAAGGGTCTGCGCAGCGTCGCCCAGCATTACGCGGGTCATGGCATCGAATTGGTGGAGCGTGGTGGCCGCTGGCACTTCCAGACCGCGCCGGACCTCGCCCATTTGCTGCGCCGGACGCGCGAGGAACCGCGCCGCCTGTCGCGAGCCGCCACCGAGACGCTGGCGATCATCGCCTATCACGAACCCGTGAGCCGGGCTGAAATCGAAGCCATTCGCGGCGTCCAGATTTCGAAGGGTACGCTCGACGTCCTGATGGACGCCGGGTGGGTGCGGCCGGCCGGGCGACGGGAAGGGCCCGGCCGGCCGCTGCTCTATGCGACGACCGAGGCGTTCCTCACGCACTTCGGGCTAGGCTCGCGACGCGACCTGCCTGGGATCGACGACCTCAAGGCCGCGGGGCTGCTCGACCCATTGGACGAAAAAGTCTTCGAATCGCTTGGTCAGCTTCAACTGGAAAGCGAAGAGGAAGCCGACTAG
- a CDS encoding ScpA family protein: MDEDFEQLPLRQSDELNLTLDGWEGPLDLLLNLARAQKVDLAQISILELVEQYLAYLSEARALKLEIAADYLVMAAWLAYLKSCLLLPKDPEQDPSPEEIALRLQMRLQRLDAMREAGARLLGRDRIGRDVFLRGAPEGLRLVRKALWQVREFDLFAAYGAVRARTQPAMHVVHARSVMTLEEAIDRVGRMIGMALDWTFLESFLPETGDVQLRRSALASSFLAALELARRGRLDIAQDEAFAPIRLKVAA; this comes from the coding sequence GTGGACGAAGATTTCGAGCAGCTGCCGCTGAGGCAGTCGGACGAACTCAATCTGACGCTCGACGGCTGGGAAGGGCCGCTCGACCTGCTGCTCAATCTCGCCCGCGCCCAAAAGGTCGATCTTGCGCAGATTTCGATCCTGGAGCTGGTCGAGCAATATCTCGCCTATCTCTCCGAAGCGCGCGCCTTGAAGCTTGAGATTGCCGCCGATTACCTCGTGATGGCGGCGTGGCTGGCCTACCTCAAATCATGCCTGCTTCTGCCGAAGGATCCGGAGCAGGATCCCTCTCCTGAAGAGATCGCGCTGCGGCTCCAGATGCGGCTCCAAAGGTTGGACGCCATGCGAGAGGCGGGCGCGCGTTTGCTCGGCCGCGACCGCATCGGCCGCGACGTTTTCCTGCGCGGCGCACCGGAAGGGCTTCGCCTGGTTCGCAAGGCATTGTGGCAAGTCCGCGAATTCGACCTGTTTGCAGCGTACGGCGCCGTTCGCGCGCGCACCCAGCCGGCGATGCACGTCGTCCATGCCCGTTCGGTGATGACGCTGGAGGAGGCGATCGACCGGGTAGGCCGAATGATCGGCATGGCGCTCGATTGGACGTTCCTCGAGAGCTTTTTACCGGAGACCGGTGATGTACAGCTTCGCCGGTCGGCGCTCGCTTCGAGCTTCCTTGCCGCGCTGGAACTCGCCCGTCGCGGCCGTCTGGATATCGCGCAGGACGAGGCGTTCGCACCCATTCGACTCAAGGTGGCCGCCTGA
- a CDS encoding S10 family peptidase produces the protein MRRFLAASAAALLFSTSCFAQTADKPKGSALDAAHNEVMIEQAKTGYADAPVEERTVATRHSASVDGRTIPYTATAGTLTIRDAAGKPKASIFYTAYTAEGAATARRPVMFFYNGGPGSASLWLRMGSFGPMRLQTGNPETIRPAPFGFGANPDSLLGVTDMVFLDAPGTGYSRALGDAKGNEFYGVDQDADAFAKAIIRYATKFNRWDSPKFLFGESYGTTRSGALAYQLQDRGMALNGVVLLSSIMNYGRRQPGLDRDYLNYIPSYAATAWYHHKMANPPATVEEAAARGRAFAQGPYAVALEKGQTIAPAEAQSIAQQMAGITGLSPDFILRSNLRVDLSRYRKELMRNERQTIGRFDSRYVGIDADAAGESPEYDASDTAISGAFIGTMHTYMSKDLGYTTNMAYRASASEEEGFKWDFSHKAPGMRQALNAPNTALDLAAAMRENPYLKVLSLNGWYDMATPFFGTEYDLNHMMLEPAQQRNLEYKYYPAGHMVYLNPEALHQMRVDVEQFVRSAVYDAAAGRAPAPARRRR, from the coding sequence ATGCGCCGATTCCTCGCGGCTTCCGCCGCCGCATTGCTCTTCTCGACCTCTTGCTTTGCTCAGACCGCGGACAAGCCCAAAGGCAGCGCGCTCGATGCCGCGCACAACGAGGTGATGATTGAGCAGGCAAAGACGGGCTACGCCGACGCGCCGGTCGAGGAGCGGACGGTGGCCACCCGCCACAGCGCATCAGTCGACGGCCGGACGATCCCGTACACGGCGACTGCGGGGACGCTCACTATCCGCGATGCGGCGGGCAAGCCGAAAGCGAGCATCTTCTACACGGCCTACACCGCCGAGGGCGCGGCCACTGCGCGGCGGCCGGTAATGTTCTTCTACAATGGGGGACCGGGTTCGGCGTCGCTATGGCTTCGCATGGGCTCGTTCGGGCCGATGCGCCTGCAGACCGGTAATCCGGAGACGATCCGACCCGCACCATTCGGCTTCGGCGCCAATCCGGATAGCCTGCTCGGCGTTACGGACATGGTATTCCTCGACGCGCCAGGCACGGGTTATTCGCGCGCGCTTGGCGATGCCAAGGGCAACGAATTCTACGGCGTCGATCAGGACGCGGACGCCTTCGCCAAGGCGATTATTCGCTACGCGACCAAGTTCAACCGCTGGGACAGCCCGAAATTCCTGTTCGGTGAAAGCTATGGGACGACGCGCTCGGGCGCGCTTGCTTACCAACTTCAAGATCGCGGCATGGCGCTGAACGGCGTCGTCCTGCTGTCGTCGATCATGAACTACGGCCGCCGTCAGCCCGGCCTCGACCGCGATTATCTGAACTACATTCCGAGTTACGCGGCCACCGCCTGGTACCACCACAAGATGGCCAATCCGCCCGCGACGGTGGAAGAAGCCGCGGCGCGTGGCCGCGCCTTTGCGCAAGGGCCGTATGCGGTTGCGCTCGAGAAGGGGCAGACGATCGCGCCCGCCGAAGCGCAATCGATCGCGCAGCAGATGGCCGGCATCACCGGACTGTCGCCGGATTTTATCCTTCGCTCAAACTTGCGCGTCGACCTGTCGCGCTATCGCAAGGAATTGATGCGGAACGAGCGGCAGACGATCGGCCGCTTCGATTCGCGCTACGTCGGCATCGACGCCGACGCGGCGGGCGAAAGCCCTGAGTATGACGCCTCGGACACCGCGATTAGCGGCGCCTTCATCGGCACCATGCACACCTACATGAGCAAGGATCTCGGCTACACCACCAACATGGCGTACCGCGCGAGCGCGAGCGAGGAGGAAGGCTTCAAGTGGGATTTCAGCCATAAGGCCCCGGGCATGCGGCAGGCGCTGAACGCCCCGAATACGGCGCTCGATCTCGCGGCGGCAATGCGGGAGAACCCCTATCTCAAAGTCCTGTCGCTGAACGGCTGGTACGACATGGCGACCCCGTTCTTCGGCACGGAATATGATCTCAATCACATGATGCTCGAGCCCGCGCAGCAGCGGAACCTTGAGTACAAATATTACCCGGCCGGACACATGGTCTATCTGAACCCCGAGGCGCTGCATCAGATGCGGGTGGACGTGGAGCAGTTTGTTCGCTCCGCCGTGTATGACGCGGCGGCCGGCCGGGCTCCGGCACCCGCGCGCCGCCGCCGCTAG
- the nagZ gene encoding beta-N-acetylhexosaminidase has translation MTQAAIYGLEGFVMTDDERDFFRDADPSGFILFRRNCESEQQLLALTDSLRALMGWDDVPILIDQEGGRVARMRPPVWPAFPPAERFSDLYRVAPSSAIEAVRSNARALALMLRSCGINVNALPLLDVRQEGATDIIGDRALGSEPMQVAALGRAVLDGMASAGVIGIIKHIPGHGRALVDSHKELPIVPASAEELEVDLEPFERLAKSPMGMTAHVVYEAWDPEVPASLSPIVIHDIIRERIGFDGWLMSDDIGMEALQGDFASRAGGVVAAGCDVALHCSGKMDEMIAVASAVPAISAEGQERLERALATIRQELAPLDFAAEISKRDQLLALA, from the coding sequence ATGACCCAAGCTGCGATCTATGGCCTCGAAGGCTTCGTCATGACCGACGACGAGCGCGACTTCTTTCGCGACGCCGACCCGTCGGGCTTCATCCTGTTCCGCCGCAATTGCGAGAGCGAGCAACAGCTCCTGGCGCTCACGGACAGCCTGCGGGCGCTGATGGGTTGGGACGATGTGCCGATCCTGATCGATCAGGAAGGCGGGCGCGTGGCGCGCATGCGGCCGCCGGTGTGGCCAGCCTTTCCGCCGGCGGAGCGCTTCTCGGACCTGTATCGCGTGGCGCCTTCGTCGGCGATCGAGGCGGTGCGCTCGAACGCACGGGCGCTGGCGCTGATGCTGCGGTCGTGCGGGATCAACGTGAACGCGCTGCCGCTGCTCGATGTGCGGCAGGAAGGTGCGACCGACATCATCGGTGACCGCGCCTTGGGCAGTGAGCCGATGCAGGTGGCAGCGTTGGGCCGTGCGGTGCTCGACGGCATGGCCTCCGCCGGCGTCATTGGCATCATCAAGCACATTCCGGGGCACGGCCGCGCGCTTGTCGATAGTCACAAAGAATTGCCGATCGTTCCGGCGAGCGCGGAAGAACTGGAGGTCGATCTCGAACCATTCGAGCGTCTCGCCAAGTCGCCAATGGGGATGACGGCTCATGTCGTTTACGAGGCGTGGGATCCGGAAGTTCCGGCCAGTCTGTCGCCAATCGTCATTCATGACATCATTCGCGAGCGCATCGGCTTCGACGGCTGGCTGATGAGCGATGACATCGGAATGGAAGCGCTGCAGGGCGACTTCGCATCGCGCGCGGGTGGCGTGGTTGCGGCCGGTTGCGACGTCGCGCTGCACTGCTCGGGGAAGATGGACGAGATGATCGCCGTCGCCTCGGCAGTGCCGGCGATAAGCGCCGAGGGGCAGGAAAGGCTTGAACGCGCCTTGGCGACGATCCGGCAGGAGCTGGCGCCGCTCGACTTCGCAGCCGAGATTTCGAAGCGGGATCAGCTTCTCGCTCTCGCCTGA
- a CDS encoding SPOR domain-containing protein encodes MSDDRSYDEPLPWLAAVEDEDEPRGVSARRMLGALVAVALAVVIIAGAFFWLGRRNSSIGGPPELIAAPSTPYKIKPPNPGGLDIKGESETAFETSAGEDRDAQLDLNKLPETPIAKPVPAPPKPEAKPAEAAKAEEPTAGVSSGSVVQLGAFANQAQAERAWTALSSRFPAVGSSSKMIVPFTGGIRLRASTASPAAARQLCQTLKAAGENCFVAR; translated from the coding sequence ATGAGTGACGACCGGTCGTACGACGAGCCGCTGCCGTGGCTTGCAGCGGTCGAGGACGAGGATGAGCCGCGGGGCGTTTCTGCACGTCGGATGCTCGGTGCATTGGTTGCGGTCGCTCTCGCGGTCGTGATCATTGCCGGGGCTTTCTTTTGGCTCGGCAGACGCAATTCCTCGATCGGCGGTCCCCCTGAGCTCATTGCGGCGCCTTCGACGCCCTACAAGATCAAGCCGCCGAACCCGGGCGGCCTGGACATCAAGGGGGAAAGCGAGACAGCCTTCGAAACGAGCGCGGGCGAAGATCGGGACGCGCAACTCGATCTGAATAAGCTTCCCGAAACGCCGATCGCCAAGCCAGTCCCGGCACCGCCAAAGCCTGAAGCCAAGCCCGCCGAGGCGGCGAAGGCGGAGGAGCCGACAGCCGGGGTTTCGTCAGGCAGCGTCGTGCAACTTGGCGCATTCGCCAATCAGGCGCAGGCGGAACGGGCATGGACTGCGCTCTCCTCGCGCTTTCCGGCGGTGGGGTCATCGAGCAAGATGATCGTCCCGTTCACGGGCGGCATTCGCCTTCGTGCTTCGACCGCATCGCCGGCTGCCGCTCGGCAGCTGTGCCAGACGCTCAAGGCCGCGGGCGAGAATTGTTTCGTCGCGCGATAG
- the argS gene encoding arginine--tRNA ligase: MSLYAQYSALLDGALDELVNDGALPSGLDRKNVTVEPPRDASHGDLAVNAAMVLAKAAQTNPRALAELIRSKLAALPTVASVEIAGPGFINIRLHPDAWRDELRAILSQGDAYGLSKVGANERVNVEYVSANPTGPLHMGHCRGAVVGDSLARLLEAAGFRVTKEYYVNDAGAQVDTLARSVHLRYREALGETIEIGEGFYPGDYLKPVGVVLAAEHGARFVDAPEAEWLPLFRDTAIKAMLDLIRHDLGLLGIHHDLFSSEAALQQSGAVDDAMGELRSKGLVFEGVLERPKSLDPHDEWEPVELTLFRSTEFGDDQDRPMKKSDGSWTYFGADAAYHFQKAQKADHLVNIWGADHAGTVKRVQAAVRALTDGKVDLDVKLVNMVRLFRNGEPFKMSKRAGDFVTLADVVNEVGKDAVRFMMLTKRADTPLDFDFTKVVEASKDNPVFYVQYAHARVSSLKRKAAEAGIDLTRPADLSLLDDEELMLVKRAAQYSRVLESAALSHEPHRIAFYLYDLAAEFHALWNRGNDDPERRFLLDKNPQLSRARLELALGIAQIIRSGLDLMGVAATEEMR; the protein is encoded by the coding sequence TTGAGCCTCTACGCCCAATATTCCGCACTCCTCGATGGAGCGCTCGACGAACTCGTGAACGATGGTGCGTTGCCGTCGGGCCTCGACCGCAAGAACGTGACGGTCGAGCCGCCGCGCGATGCGTCGCACGGCGACCTCGCGGTGAACGCGGCCATGGTGCTGGCGAAAGCCGCGCAAACCAATCCGCGCGCGCTTGCGGAACTGATCAGATCAAAACTCGCTGCCTTGCCGACCGTCGCATCAGTAGAGATTGCGGGGCCCGGCTTCATCAATATCCGCCTTCACCCCGATGCCTGGCGGGATGAGCTTCGCGCTATCCTGTCGCAGGGCGACGCCTATGGCCTATCCAAGGTCGGCGCGAACGAGCGGGTCAATGTCGAATATGTTTCCGCAAATCCGACCGGCCCGCTGCACATGGGCCACTGCCGTGGCGCGGTGGTCGGCGACAGCCTGGCGCGCCTGCTCGAAGCGGCCGGCTTCCGGGTCACGAAGGAATATTACGTCAATGACGCCGGCGCGCAGGTCGATACGCTAGCCCGGTCCGTGCACCTGCGATACCGCGAGGCACTCGGCGAGACGATCGAGATCGGCGAAGGCTTCTACCCCGGTGACTATCTGAAGCCGGTCGGTGTCGTGCTAGCAGCGGAACATGGCGCCCGCTTCGTGGACGCGCCGGAGGCGGAGTGGTTGCCGCTGTTCCGCGACACCGCGATCAAGGCTATGCTCGATCTGATCCGTCACGATCTCGGCCTGCTCGGTATCCACCACGACCTCTTCTCGTCGGAAGCTGCACTGCAGCAAAGCGGTGCGGTCGACGACGCAATGGGGGAACTGCGCAGCAAGGGTCTTGTGTTCGAGGGGGTGCTGGAGCGGCCCAAGAGCCTCGACCCGCATGACGAGTGGGAGCCGGTCGAACTGACCTTGTTCCGCTCGACCGAGTTTGGGGACGACCAGGACCGCCCGATGAAGAAGTCGGATGGCAGCTGGACCTATTTCGGGGCCGACGCCGCTTATCATTTCCAGAAGGCGCAGAAGGCCGATCATCTGGTCAACATTTGGGGCGCGGACCATGCAGGGACCGTCAAGCGCGTGCAGGCGGCGGTCCGCGCGCTGACCGACGGCAAGGTCGACCTCGACGTCAAGCTGGTCAACATGGTCCGGCTGTTCCGTAACGGCGAGCCGTTCAAGATGAGCAAGCGCGCGGGCGATTTCGTCACGCTGGCGGATGTCGTAAATGAGGTCGGCAAGGACGCCGTCCGCTTCATGATGCTGACCAAGCGCGCGGACACGCCGCTGGACTTCGACTTCACCAAGGTTGTCGAAGCGTCGAAGGACAATCCCGTCTTTTACGTCCAATACGCGCACGCTCGCGTGAGCTCGCTGAAGCGGAAGGCGGCCGAAGCCGGCATCGATCTAACCCGGCCGGCCGATTTGTCGCTGCTCGACGATGAGGAACTCATGCTGGTGAAGCGGGCGGCGCAATATTCACGCGTGCTCGAAAGCGCGGCGCTATCGCATGAACCGCACCGCATCGCCTTTTACCTTTACGATCTGGCGGCGGAATTTCACGCGCTCTGGAACCGCGGTAACGACGATCCGGAACGGCGGTTCCTTCTCGATAAAAATCCACAGCTTTCTCGGGCGCGTCTGGAACTCGCCCTGGGGATCGCGCAGATTATCCGCAGTGGCCTCGATTTGATGGGGGTTGCCGCCACTGAGGAGATGCGTTGA
- a CDS encoding deoxyguanosinetriphosphate triphosphohydrolase has translation MSLPPAIAANPARSRGRLHPESNSGPRGPRDIFQRDRDRIIHSVAFRRLRHKTQVFVAPDGDHYRVRLTHSLEVAQIGRTMARALGLNEDLTEALCLAHDLGHPPFGHAGEDALSAAMSDAGGFDHNAHTVRIVTKLETPYPEFEGLNLSWEALEGLAKHNGPIAELTWAMRETNDEWDLELDSWPGLEAQVAAISDDIAYDAHDIDDGLRAGLLHLDELIEQPLIHSLWDAIGRRYPDLAVDKKQRALVRDLIGYLVGDVLDETERRVIDSGVISIDEVRQARRQLSGFSKEVEAQERLLKRFLYQRLYGLPELKPIRAEAERVVANLAAAYRADPGLLPASWRGGEDDVAQVRTIGDFVAGMTDRFAIARHGELIGPVTLPASRF, from the coding sequence ATGAGCCTGCCGCCAGCGATCGCCGCCAATCCAGCCAGGTCGCGTGGTAGGCTTCATCCCGAAAGTAATTCCGGTCCCCGTGGACCGCGCGACATTTTTCAGCGTGATCGCGACCGCATTATCCACTCGGTCGCATTCCGTCGCTTGCGCCACAAAACCCAGGTGTTCGTAGCCCCGGACGGCGACCATTACCGGGTTCGCCTGACCCATAGCCTGGAAGTAGCGCAGATCGGTCGCACGATGGCGCGGGCGCTCGGCTTGAACGAAGATTTGACCGAGGCGCTGTGCCTCGCCCACGACCTTGGTCACCCGCCGTTTGGCCATGCGGGCGAAGACGCGCTCAGCGCCGCCATGAGCGACGCCGGCGGCTTCGATCACAACGCTCACACGGTACGTATCGTGACGAAGCTGGAGACGCCCTATCCCGAATTCGAAGGGCTCAACCTCAGTTGGGAAGCGCTTGAGGGCTTAGCCAAGCACAACGGCCCGATAGCTGAGCTGACGTGGGCGATGCGGGAGACCAATGACGAATGGGACCTGGAGCTTGACAGCTGGCCCGGTCTCGAGGCGCAGGTCGCGGCAATCTCCGACGACATCGCCTACGATGCCCACGACATTGACGACGGGCTCCGGGCTGGCTTGCTCCACCTCGATGAACTGATCGAACAACCGCTGATCCATTCCCTGTGGGATGCGATCGGGCGACGTTATCCCGATCTGGCGGTAGACAAGAAACAGCGAGCATTGGTGCGTGATCTCATCGGATATCTGGTCGGCGATGTGCTTGACGAGACCGAGCGCCGGGTAATCGATAGCGGCGTGATCTCCATCGACGAGGTCCGCCAAGCTCGCCGTCAGCTATCCGGCTTTTCGAAAGAAGTGGAGGCGCAGGAGCGGCTGCTGAAGCGCTTCCTTTACCAGCGGCTTTATGGGCTGCCGGAGCTCAAGCCGATCCGCGCGGAAGCGGAGCGGGTGGTGGCCAATCTTGCCGCTGCCTACCGCGCGGATCCCGGTCTGCTCCCCGCATCCTGGCGGGGCGGGGAGGATGACGTCGCGCAGGTGCGCACCATCGGCGATTTCGTCGCAGGGATGACGGACCGCTTCGCCATTGCCCGGCACGGAGAACTGATCGGGCCGGTAACGCTCCCGGCCAGCCGCTTTTAA
- the ftsZ gene encoding cell division protein FtsZ — MSIDFIRPEVDELRPRISVIGVGGAGGNAIANMMNADVQGVDFIVANTDAQALNASAADRRIQLGLKITQGLGAGSRPEIGRAAAEETIAEIDQALEGAHMCFIAAGMGGGTGTGAAPVIAKAARDKGILTVGVVTKPFAFEGARRGRSADSGINELQQHVDTLIVIPNQNLFRLANSETTFKQAFEMADEVLQQGVRGITDLMVMPGLINLDFADVRSVMSEMGKAMMGTGEADGDNRAIEAAEKAISNPLLDGVSMKGAKGVIISITGGEDMRLMEVDEAASHIKELVDPDANIIWGSAFNNDLGGKIRVSVVATGIEAEVGAQPAPGKVFSFPARTATAHPAPIKPAAAPVVETAEEPAAIAPTAEEDDELLLGADDILTSPVGAPPIAPPKDEDETAAPANGGGTLFERMSNIARGAPKAQIDEDAPEERAPIDIPRFLNRQNNQ, encoded by the coding sequence ATGAGCATCGATTTCATTCGGCCTGAAGTGGACGAACTTCGCCCGCGCATCAGCGTGATCGGCGTCGGCGGCGCCGGGGGCAACGCCATCGCCAACATGATGAATGCTGACGTCCAGGGCGTCGACTTCATCGTCGCCAACACCGATGCGCAGGCGCTCAACGCCTCCGCCGCGGACCGCCGCATCCAGCTCGGCCTGAAGATTACGCAGGGCCTTGGCGCTGGCTCGCGTCCGGAAATCGGCCGCGCCGCTGCCGAGGAAACGATCGCCGAGATCGACCAGGCGCTCGAAGGCGCGCACATGTGCTTCATCGCCGCCGGCATGGGCGGCGGCACCGGTACGGGCGCTGCGCCGGTCATCGCCAAGGCTGCCCGCGACAAGGGCATCCTGACCGTCGGCGTGGTCACCAAGCCGTTCGCGTTCGAAGGCGCCCGTCGCGGCCGCTCGGCGGACTCGGGCATCAACGAGCTGCAGCAGCACGTCGACACGCTGATCGTCATTCCGAACCAGAATCTGTTCCGTCTCGCCAATTCGGAAACGACCTTCAAGCAGGCGTTCGAAATGGCCGACGAGGTGCTTCAGCAGGGTGTCCGCGGCATCACCGACCTGATGGTCATGCCGGGCCTCATCAACCTCGACTTCGCTGACGTTCGCTCGGTGATGAGCGAGATGGGCAAGGCCATGATGGGCACCGGCGAGGCCGACGGCGACAACCGTGCCATCGAAGCCGCCGAAAAGGCCATCAGCAACCCGCTGCTCGACGGCGTGTCGATGAAGGGCGCCAAGGGCGTGATAATCTCGATCACTGGCGGCGAGGACATGCGCCTGATGGAAGTCGACGAGGCGGCCAGCCACATCAAGGAACTGGTCGATCCCGACGCGAACATCATCTGGGGCTCGGCCTTCAATAACGACCTTGGCGGCAAGATCCGCGTGTCGGTCGTCGCGACAGGCATCGAGGCCGAGGTTGGCGCGCAGCCGGCGCCTGGCAAGGTGTTCAGCTTCCCGGCCCGCACCGCGACCGCGCATCCGGCGCCAATCAAGCCGGCCGCTGCGCCGGTTGTCGAAACAGCCGAAGAGCCAGCGGCGATTGCGCCGACGGCCGAGGAGGATGACGAGCTGCTGCTCGGTGCTGACGACATCCTGACCAGCCCGGTAGGTGCGCCGCCGATCGCGCCGCCGAAGGATGAGGACGAGACCGCGGCGCCGGCCAATGGCGGCGGCACCTTGTTCGAGCGCATGTCGAACATCGCTCGCGGGGCTCCAAAGGCGCAGATCGACGAAGACGCGCCCGAAGAACGCGCACCGATCGACATCCCGCGATTCCTGAATCGCCAGAACAACCAATAG